The sequence gcacaaattctgagtatgggtcaccatacttggctgaatgtcacttcactttcactttcactttcataccAGAaaataccatagacagtaaaagaaaatacAGGCCAACAGGCAGAGATATTATGTAGCTACATATCCATACCACACCAACAACGCTCATGTCAGTTTGTAATgttttacaattaataaaaacgtgacttttattttgaaaagtggTGCGTCTGGCGGCCATGTTGGGTATTATAGGGTAGCACAGTTCACATTTTAGCTTCTGATACAGTAAACCACGCGAAGAGATCGAATAAAAGATCAAACTGGTGAGAATCGACAAAATTCTTAGTTTACGAAATCAAACCCACAACATAAATGATCTTGCGTTGACATGAATGTAGGTgtattaatctttcatttttaatgGCAACAAATGTCTTGTTAGCTTAGCAGCGATACAAATGCAATGGGTAAACATTTTAGCGTAATAATTGTGTTTGTCCATACATTTAGCCATTCACGGGACAGTGTAACCTCAGTCGTGTTTTCTGTGAGTCCTCAGTGTGCGGTGGATCGCGAGTTATTGATTCATCGTGTTCTGTCGTGACAGACCGGTTACGCGCACCAGTCACGAATCGTGACTCACGCGCGCGCGCAGACTCGGAAGCTGCTTAACTGCTGTTGCAGACAGATGTGTGTCAGCAGTTAGTCATCCGTGCCAGTCTGTTTCTCATCGAGTCTGGGTTAATTCATGCGTGTAAACATGCCATCTTCCCTTTGTTCTTGTAGGAAGTGTCTGGTGTGAAACTAATTGTGCCTGTGGTCCTGTTGATAGGAAGGGCTCAGCAGTGCCTGGGCGCCCAGGGAGCCACTGCCCGAGTCCCTAGAGGTAGACACCAAACCACAGGACATGAGTGCCGCCAAAGGAGGCCTGGTCATCTTCACGGCCAACTCCCACCCCTCCAGCAGAGAGCTGGGGAAGAGGATAGCCGAGTAAGTGTCCCCTGGAGCTCCAGTATAACAGGCCAGTTATATTGGGTAGTTAGGACAGAGTGGAAAGACATTCATTGTCCAACTGAGCAAAATCTGAGCTAGAACAACTGTATTCTTTTGAGTGCTAGTTAACAACAAATCAAGTAAGTGCAAGTACACTACTACCATTTTAAATTATGAAGTTTTTAACAGACTTGACTTTCTTGTCATGCAAATCGCCTTGTTTTTAAAGCTGATATGACTTAAAGGaactaaattaaatgaaagcaaggttatttttaataaaaaaaaatatttaatgtaaattacatttcttatttttgtctttatattGTGTGGTGAAATATAATTTGGGACAACCGATTTACGTCTTGTAACTTGTGTGTCAAATACGaaagatttctgttgtttttaacCTGTTATATACTGCATCATATTGCCTTGAACTTCTGTTCTTGTTTAGGCGGTTGGGTGTGGAGCTTGGAAAGGTGCAGGTCTATCAAGAAGCCAACAGAGGTGAAGACCTGTTTTCTTTTCTACTTTCCATTAAATATctgtgtatttcttttttttcttttttatcttcaACAGCAATGTCTGTGACCTCTGCTGTAGTGGTTGTTCATTCTTGACATGCCACGCTGGAGAGAGCAGACAAAACAGATCGGCGATCTGAGCTACTGTTGACTAATTAAACTGACAGTCTTTGTTTTGGGTCATGCTCGTGTATACTGAAATGGAGATACGCTTGCACTCCCACATGCAGACGATTCTCCCAGCTTTCCATGCAATGTTACGTCCTTGTGCTAGCTTTTAAATAGCCAGTCTGTTTTGTAAAGTGAAATGTTTACAGCGGACCAAAGAAACAATGAAAGTAACATTTCTTTTCCCACAGAAACACGGGTCCAAATCGAAGAATCTGTGCGCAGCAAGGATGTTTTCATCATCCAAACTGTTTCCAAGTAAGAAACCTTAACGGGATCCTCTTTTCCAAAAAGAAAATTCTCTCATTGTTTGCTCACCCTCAAACCtttccagatatatatatatatatatatatatatatatatatatatatatatatatatatatatatatatatatatatatatatatatatatatatatatatatattaggggtgtaacggttcacaaaattcacggttcggttcgatacgatacactgatgtcacggttcggttcggttcggttcggtacgttttagatacagcaaaatgcaaaaacatctcaacttttcagaatgccgcaagcgcaccgcgggtcatgtgacaagaactaaccaatcagcttcatcctttcccgtaacaacgttgaaaactcagccaagatgaaggaacagctgatcatagttgtatatggattgcaattttgaaataaatttagtagcagagctactgcaagcgatttttagagctgcaaatccatttatcctttgctgaaatttccgcgtctcatggagagagcacgtcattgttgcttagcaaagacagacgcctcatgagcgcttctgcccgagcgctttggaaaggaggagaaagacgtgcttagcgttttccacgcgtttttaggagcgatatgtgaacggaccctaaggcgctcgctcactcagcacgcgctgaaggctcattgcaaaatgtctaatgcatttaacagaccagaaatataagatcctaaaataaccaacaggtctggtgtttgggtgcactttggattccctgtaagctataatactggtgtctaaatgctgcaggcatagtttgttgcgtgcatgtttctcctttttttcgtcttttcccagatactgacacaataaggtgatgtcggcgtaaatgagttgacatgtttcaagtattcacgctggtgtttttttttttttttaaagcaatgaagcaaccgcgcgaagccctcactatataggattttagaaagaatgcagagcactagtgtagtgtgcaaacttaccacagtgtggatttcagaaagtgtgcaaagacttcacgtgcacacttaccataacatggatttacaaataatgttctaaggaggggctctcatgtcactctgatcgagcagctcatagatggaatcatgcatctcaaacaatatgtttgagagtcatcttctttttctagtctgttaaacgcattggccattttgcaacgagccttcagcgcgtactgagtgagcgagcgcctgactgagtcataacataacataaacataagttggtgtttttttcttcttcgggagtgtcaggggcgttgcctgttacgtcgtttgggttattgggctaccttgttgaatgcatatcattatatttctcttttttttttccaaatataattaattagtccaacgaaccgttcggtatgcataatgcgtaccgcgtaccgaaccgaaagcgtcgtaccgaacggttcaatacgaatacgcgtatcgttacacccctaatatatatatatatatatatatgactctctttctacaaataaacacaaataaatatttttagaaaaataagtCCATATACTGAAAGTTTAATGGTCCCTCAAAGTTAACGCTTTAAAAGCACACAAAGAGAACAGAAGGCTAGCCCATACGTTCAATCATGAACTTATATGACAGCCGAAAGCAACCACTTAGTTAAAAGTtgaaaatattagtatttttcttACACCTTTCATTTCACTTCAAAAGTATTTGATTCATCAACTGGGTCACATGGATTactgatttgttcattttgtgaGGTCTTTAAAAGCATTAACTTTGGCCATCCCTTAGATTTGCATTATGTGGGCTCATAgagatggatttgttttttttaatctttctttaTGTTCATCTGAAGAAAGTAAGTGTTGTACTAGAATACATTTGGAACGTCACAAGTAATAAATTCTTCTTGTGATGTAAAAGCTCTTCAATTCGtgaataagccaaaaaaaaaaaacagtaacaatgtaatttatatttttttgttcacagCAGAATTCCGTTAATATTAATAACAGTGTTCTATAAATAAAGGAATAGTggaattctaaaaatatttttataagcaAACAAAAAAGTCTAGTTGTAAAGTAAAATTGACTAAATGGGAAACTGTGTTTGAGTGACATTGGAgccataattgtaattttttttttggggggggggttaatttTACTTCCAAAGTCATCTTTTTTGCTTCTAGAGACCTGCTTTGCTTGATAGCTCAAATCCCTAGCAGCCATTATGCAGAATTATGCAAATAGGGCAAATTAACCCTCAGTTTGACATTGATACTGATGTTAAATGCGCAAATCTCCATGTATGCAAATTAGGGTTTAAGTCTTTAACACTGTTCTTCCTCCTTCATCTGCAGGGATGTTAATACCACCATCATGGAGCTGCTCATTATGGTGTATGCCTGCAGGACGTCCTGTGCCCGAAACATCATTGGCGTCATTCCCTATTTCCCCTACAGCAAACAGTGCAAAATGAGGAAGAGAGGCTCCATCGTCTCTAAACTACTTGCCTCAATGATGTGTAAAGCAGGTAAATTCGAGTCCATCCGATACTTAATCGTCCCTGCATTTTAGGTTTATAAGGCTATTGTCCAGTTATAGTCCTCCAACTGGTTTGTTTTGTCTGTTGGTTCTGTTCATTGTGGCTTTGAGCAGGTCTGACTCATCTCATTACTATGGATTTGCATCAAAAGGAAATCCAGGGTTTCTTCAACATTCCGGTGGACAACCTGCGGGCCTCACCATTCCTGCTGCAGTACATCCAGGAAGAAGTAGGTCTATTGCATGTGTGGATCTCATTTGCATAAGATCAGGATTTCCTGTAGACCGTTTTCTTCCTGTTCGTCTTCTCAAAGCTGTCAGGTTGAACTATGAGACAGTCAGTGATTCACTCTGTGAATGTCACCAGTTAGgtttgttaataaaaatagaaagcagGAGAGATTTAGATTTGACTGATATTTCTCTGCATAAATTCCTCCACTCAAGATTATGCATTAATTTTGTATTCATGATCACTTTCTCTCGCTCTGATGGAAGGGCATCTGCATTAGTTAGTGAtgaactgtgagtgtgtgttatttAAGTGTATGTGctcttttaagatttttaaataacgtgtccatatatattttttaattcattaataattgtttttcttgCATACAGATTCCTGACTACAGAAATGCTGTAATTGTGGCCAAATCTCCAGCATCAGCCAAAAGGTGAACTCAGATCTTACTTCGCCATGTCATGTCAGTAGTTTAGCTGTGTtgactaaaacaaaaaagaataggTGCTAAGCTAACAAGAACTAGAATGATCGCCTAGTCAAGTGTCCATTCTGTATTTAgagtaaaatgttaaattaccTTCACAATTTTACCTGTTATCCAAATCCCACACAGAAATCTCTATATGCATTGGTTAGTTGGCTAGAGTTCCAGATGTGTGCTTTCAGATGCTTCTAAATGTCAATATTTCAGTTCTTACTggtatacagtgggtatagaaaagaagaaaagagtaaatacagctggagaAAGTAAGATctgtgtccgtcttcatttcagttaacaaagcaacaaaatctgattattttaaaaagggggGGCGATTCTTTCTACACCCACTGTATTTGGTTCTTGGTCATGCATCCTGCAGGATAAAATTCTCTTAAAAGCTTCATGAGAATTGCGGTAATCAGATAGTTATCGGTATTCTTGTTCCGGCAGAGCATGATTTTTCTTCTGTGGGTTTGAACAAGAGTATGACACTAAAACTG comes from Carassius auratus strain Wakin chromosome 3, ASM336829v1, whole genome shotgun sequence and encodes:
- the prpsap2 gene encoding phosphoribosyl pyrophosphate synthase-associated protein 2 isoform X1, with amino-acid sequence MREGLSSAWAPREPLPESLEVDTKPQDMSAAKGGLVIFTANSHPSSRELGKRIAERLGVELGKVQVYQEANRETRVQIEESVRSKDVFIIQTVSKDVNTTIMELLIMVYACRTSCARNIIGVIPYFPYSKQCKMRKRGSIVSKLLASMMCKAGLTHLITMDLHQKEIQGFFNIPVDNLRASPFLLQYIQEEIPDYRNAVIVAKSPASAKRAQSFAERLRLGIAVIHGEAQDAESDLVDGRHSPPTVKNIGAIHPSLEIPLLIPKEKPPITVVGDVGGRIAIIVDDIIDDVDSFLAAAETLKERGAYKIFVMATHGILSSDAPHLIEESAIDEVVVTNTIPHEIQKLQCPKIKTVDISMILSEAIRRIHNGESMSYLFRNIGMDD
- the prpsap2 gene encoding phosphoribosyl pyrophosphate synthase-associated protein 2 isoform X2, which produces MSAAKGGLVIFTANSHPSSRELGKRIAERLGVELGKVQVYQEANRETRVQIEESVRSKDVFIIQTVSKDVNTTIMELLIMVYACRTSCARNIIGVIPYFPYSKQCKMRKRGSIVSKLLASMMCKAGLTHLITMDLHQKEIQGFFNIPVDNLRASPFLLQYIQEEIPDYRNAVIVAKSPASAKRAQSFAERLRLGIAVIHGEAQDAESDLVDGRHSPPTVKNIGAIHPSLEIPLLIPKEKPPITVVGDVGGRIAIIVDDIIDDVDSFLAAAETLKERGAYKIFVMATHGILSSDAPHLIEESAIDEVVVTNTIPHEIQKLQCPKIKTVDISMILSEAIRRIHNGESMSYLFRNIGMDD